One part of the Lotus japonicus ecotype B-129 chromosome 2, LjGifu_v1.2 genome encodes these proteins:
- the LOC130741390 gene encoding uncharacterized protein LOC130741390: MGDALFDLEQVLITKRGKLSIEEARVIPSCKSNAVRDLTVGALAGGTAVWAATWKLSKPFRINLSAGAGVFFGLWMLERSLYSCVDHILTLDGTILQKELANIMVTKYHDKPSVMQLISKHFYSERLFDDSTSNTPKFRWRYRNFYSDNVVHGQTTHDPDSYDKSQGDSHNDSYEKSQGDSLNDSSGKSKSKSENVTGSKKSNLETKQIFTKPGTDIMSEVDPLDCLFGYGGAPVEEIRGPNTSNKQSGTHNRGHRRLHRRRRMRNHNDLSNSEQL; encoded by the exons GGCGACGCGTTGTTCGATCTTgaacaagttctgattaccaaaAGG ggTAAGTTGTCAATTGAAGAGGCGCGTGTTATCCCGTCATGCAAATCTAATGCTGTCAGGGATCTCACTGTTGGTGCCCTTGCTGGGGGTACTGCCGTATGGGCAG CAACTTGGAAACTCAGTAAACCATTTCGAATCAACCTTTCAGCAG GAGCTGGTGTTTTCTTTGGGCTTTGGATGTTGGAAAGATCCCTGTATTCTTGCGTAGATCATATTCTTACACTGGATGGCACTATATTACAGAAGGAGTTAGCAAATAT AATGGTGACGAAGTACCACGATAAGCCTTCAGTAATGCAGCTTATATCTAAGCATTTCTATTCAGAGAGGCTTTTTGATGATTCAACCTCTAATACTCCTAAATTTAGATGGAGATACCGGAACTTCTATAGCGACAATGTAGTGCATGGTCAAACGACACATGATCCTGACTCTTATGATAAATCCCAAGGTGACTCTCACAATGATTCCTATGAAAAATCCCAAGGAGACTCTCTCAATGATTCCTCTGGTAAATCCAAAAGCAAGTCTGAAAATGTCACTGGCAGCAAAAAATCAAATCTTGAGACTAAGCAAATTTTT ACAAAACCTGGCACTGATATAATGTCTGAGGTAGACCCTCTTGACTGTCTTTTTGGCTATGGTGGTGCACCAGTGGAGGAGATCCGTGGTCCTAATACCTCGAATAAACAATCAGGAACACATAATCGAGGCCATAGAAGATTACACCGTAGGCGTCGGATGCGTAATCACAATGACCTCTCAAACTCAGAGCAACTGTGA